The proteins below are encoded in one region of Asticcacaulis excentricus CB 48:
- a CDS encoding Bax inhibitor-1/YccA family protein encodes MQPRGHSRDLFNGSGGTTRTLALDADLRRYMMGIYNRMGLALLISGGVAFLAAQSPGFISAVYVMSGDRISGLTGLGWGLAFAPLAMAMVLGFGVMRMSLATAQFSFWIFAAIMGLSLTSIVLAYTGASIAQAFLITAITFGLTSFWGYTTKQDLTRFGGFLMMAVIGLIVASLVNLLLQSSWLQLALSALGVLIFTALTAFDTQRLKGLYYDLSDQGETRGKIMILGALSLYINVINIFTSLLHLSGERR; translated from the coding sequence ATGCAACCCCGCGGCCACTCCCGCGACCTGTTCAATGGCAGCGGAGGTACCACCAGAACCCTAGCCCTAGACGCCGATCTGCGCCGCTACATGATGGGTATATATAACCGTATGGGTCTGGCCTTGCTAATCTCAGGCGGTGTCGCCTTTCTGGCGGCGCAGTCCCCCGGCTTCATTAGTGCGGTTTACGTCATGTCAGGCGACCGCATTAGCGGTCTGACGGGCCTCGGATGGGGTCTGGCCTTTGCACCTCTGGCGATGGCCATGGTGTTAGGCTTCGGGGTGATGCGCATGAGCCTCGCCACGGCGCAATTCAGCTTCTGGATCTTCGCTGCCATTATGGGCCTGTCGCTGACTTCAATCGTGCTGGCCTACACCGGTGCTTCTATTGCGCAGGCCTTTCTGATCACAGCGATCACCTTCGGCCTGACCAGTTTTTGGGGCTACACAACCAAGCAGGACCTAACGCGTTTCGGCGGGTTTCTCATGATGGCCGTCATCGGCCTTATCGTTGCCAGTCTGGTCAACCTCTTGCTCCAGAGTTCGTGGCTGCAACTGGCCTTGTCGGCTCTCGGAGTGCTGATCTTCACCGCGCTGACAGCTTTCGACACGCAACGCCTGAAGGGTCTTTACTATGACTTGTCCGATCAGGGGGAGACCCGCGGCAAGATCATGATCCTGGGGGCCCTGTCGCTTTACATCAACGTCATCAACATCTTCACCAGCCTGCTGCACCTATCCGGTGAGCGGCGATAA